The Actinosynnema mirum DSM 43827 genomic interval GGCGATTTCGTCTTCCGCACCAACGGGATCGACGAGCCGGACGTGGAACCGGCGGCGGTGCAGCGGGTGTCGGACGGTTCCGCGCGGCGGCGGGCGCAGCGCGCGGAGAAGCCGGTGAGCAGGGCTGCCGCCACCTCCCCGAGCGTCGAACCTTCCGCCGCACCGGTCGAGGGTGGCGAGGTTCCGGCACGTGCCGCCACGTCCAGCCGCGCAGTGCCCAGGGCGAAGAAGGGCAACTGGATCCAACGCCTCCTCAGCCGCGAACCCGCTACGCGGCAGGAGAACACCGCGCCCGTTGCACGGCAGGAGAACACCGCGCCCGCTGTGCGGCGACCTGAGACCTCTTCGACGGGCACGCCGCTGGTCAGCCCGCAGGAACCGGCTGCCGCGCCGCCCACACGGGAGTTCGTGCAGCGCCGTGCCGCAACGCCGGCGGAACCTACTGCCCCCAAGGCGCCCCAGGTGCGGCGCAGCGCCGCCGCACAACTCGTGAACCTGCCCAAGCGCACCGTCCGAGTCGTCCCGAACTCGGTCCGCCCCACCAAGACCACGGCCCAGAGGACCACGACTCAAAAGTCTCCCGCCCCCAAGGTGACCGCCCCCAAGTCGAGCACGCCCAAGCCGAGTGCGCCCGAGCCGAGTGCGCCCAAGTCGACCGCACCCCGACCTGCCGCATCCGAGCCCGCAGCGAGCTCTGCTCCGGTGTCCGAGGCGAGTGCTCCACCGGCTGAGGCGAGCGTTGACGTGCAGCGCTCGGTCCCACTGCTCCCGCTGACCCGCCCGCTGATCGCCGCCCGCACCCCGGAGGACCTGCCCACCAGGCAGATCCCCGCTGTGGTCCAGCGCGCCACCCCGACGGCGCAACCGCCCCAGGCGCAGGCAAGCACCCCGGTCACCGTCGAACCGCCGTCGACCGCCGCCACCCCGGAGTTGCCGCTCGCCACCCCGGAGTCGCCTCACGCGACCTCGGAGCTGCCGCTCGCGACCCAGGCCAAGAACATCCCAGGGTCCGCTCCCGCTGCGGTGCCAGACGTTCAGCGCTCGGTGGACACCGCGGAAACCTCGGCGCGTCCCGAAACCACCGCGTCGGAACCGAAGACCAGGCCGAGGACCGCGCCCGTGCTGGGCGCCCCGCTCGTCTCTTCGGCTCCAGCCGCGGCCACTCCCGCGACACCGGCGCGTCCCGGCGTGGTCCGGCCGAGCGGACTCGGCGCCCCGATCAGCGCCATCCCGGCCAGCGCCATGCCCACCACGAACCCGCTGGCGCCGATCCAGCGGGCCACCACCAACCGCGGTGACACGCCCCCTCGGCAGAGCACCACCAAGAACAGCTCCCACCAGTCCATTCCGGCCAAGCCAACCACAAGCGCGCCCGCTGCCACCAAGCCCACTGCCACCAAGCCCACTGCCACCAAGCCCACTGCCGCCGAGTCCGATGCCGCCAAACTCAGTGCTGTCACGCCCCAGCTGATCGGGGCCGATGCGGTGGTCCAACGCATGGAGCCGCTCTCCCCGGATCAGCCGATCGCGAGTCTGCGGGCTCCCTCCGCACAACCACAGGTTGAGCGCGCCTCCTCGGAATCCCTGGTCGCCCAGCTCAAGACCGCCCAGCTCAAGACCGCGCAGCTCAAGACCGCGCAGTTCGAGCAGGGCTCGCCCTCCGCCTCTCCTGGGACGGTGATCAGCCCCACCGGTCTCCCTCTGGTTCGCCCGACCACCCCGACCTCGGCTCCGGTCCAGCGCGCCACCAGCCCGGTCCCGCTGATCACCAGGAACCCGTTGCGCCCCAAGCTCTCCGCGTCCCCAGCGTCCCCAGCGAGCGCCGCTCCGGTGGTCCAGCGCGCCGCGAAGCCCACCGTGCGCTCCACCCCGGTCGTCCGCCCGATCCCACCCCGCCGCCTGGACACCGGGCCGCCGTCCACCTCGGCGCCGCACCAGGTGCCCGCCGTGCCGGTCGTCCCGGTGACGGCGGTCCACCGCGCCCCAACCCCGTGGAACACCGTCCCGCAGGGCAGCGCGAGCCAGACCGATGCGACCCCAACCACTGCTCAGCGTGCCGCAAGCCCGAGCACCGCACCCCCGAGCGTCGCCGGCGCGACCACCGGTCCAGTCGCCACCACCCCGGTCGTCACCAGCCCAAGCCCCACCGGCTCAACCACCACCAGCCCAAGCGCCACCGGTGGCTTCCAGTGGGTCAACCCCCGGTTCGCGGCCAAGCAGAACAGCTCCTCCCGGCCCGCCGCCCAACCGGTCCAGCGGGCCGAGAAGGCCGCCCAACCCCCGTCCCCGAAGAACGCCCCGACCCCCACCCCGCCCGACCACGCCCCCACCCCCGCCCCCGTGAAGGGCGACCTCACCGCCCCCGACGTGGACAAGGACGAGCAGGGCCAGGACCGGGCCGACCTGGACGCCCTCGCCCGCAAGCTCGTCGAACCCCTGTCCCGCCTGATGCGCAACGAGCTCCGCAGGGACCGCGACCGCGTCGGCCGCCCCCACGACCACCGCCGCTGAACCCAGCCCCACCGAGGGGGCGGCGAACCCGAAGCAGGAGGACCACAGCGATGAGCGCGGACGTGTTCGCCAGCACCGTGTACTTCCGCCTCTCCATCGCGGGCAACAGCCTCGGCACGTTCCACACCTGCGAGGGCCTCGGCGCGCAGATGGAGGTCGAGGCCTACAACGAGGGCGGCAACAACGGGTTCGCCTGGCAGCTGCCCACCCGCATGACCTGGACCAACATCACCATGACCCGCCCGGTCACCGAGGACTCCTCCAAGGTGCTGCGCTGGCTGGACGAGACGGTGCGCCAGGTGGAGAAGAAGGACGGCGAGATCGTCGCGCTCACCCCGGACCTGAAGCCGATCGTGCGCTGGCAGGTCATCGGCGTGGTGCCGGTGCGCTGGCAGGGCCCGTCGTTCGACCCGTCCAGCTCCTCGGCCGCGGTCGAGACCCTGGAGATCGCCCACGAGGGCCTCCAGGCCTCCTGAGACCGGGAAGAAGGGAAGAACGCCGTGCCGCCCACCTCGGGCGCGAGCCTCGTCAAGGCCCGCCTGGTCATCATGGAGCCGCCCCCGAGGGTCGGCGCGAAACCGGGTGGGAAGCTCGCCACCGTCAAGTTCCAGTTCAACCCCAACGCGCTCTCGCTGTCCAAGTCCACCGAGTGGCGCCGCCAGCCCGCCCGCATGGCCGGGTCGGCCTCGCTGCCCGAGTTCGTCGGCAGCGGGCCGCGGACCCTGTCCGTGCAGGTGTTCCTGGACGCCACGGCCAAGCACGACAACTCGGTGGAGCAGCGCATCGAGAGCCTGATGGTGGCGTGCGTGCCCACCAAGAGCAGCATCGCGAAGAAGAAGCCCGCGAGCCCGTGGGTGCGCTTCGAGTGGGGCACCGCGAAGTCCGTGTCGTTCGACGGGGTGCTCTCCAGCCTGTCGGTCGACTACTCGCTGTTCGACGTCGACGGCACGCCGCTGCGCGCCACCTGCTCGCTGTCGATCGAGGAGGCCGGGGTCGACCCGCCCGGCCAGAACCCGACCTCCGGCACCGAGGAGGCCAGCCGCACGCACCGCGTCGTCGTCGGGGACACGTTGGCGCAGCTGGCGTTCCGCGAGTACGGCGACCCCACGGCCTGGCGCGTCATCGCCGA includes:
- a CDS encoding phage tail protein, with the translated sequence MSADVFASTVYFRLSIAGNSLGTFHTCEGLGAQMEVEAYNEGGNNGFAWQLPTRMTWTNITMTRPVTEDSSKVLRWLDETVRQVEKKDGEIVALTPDLKPIVRWQVIGVVPVRWQGPSFDPSSSSAAVETLEIAHEGLQAS
- a CDS encoding LysM peptidoglycan-binding domain-containing protein — its product is MPPTSGASLVKARLVIMEPPPRVGAKPGGKLATVKFQFNPNALSLSKSTEWRRQPARMAGSASLPEFVGSGPRTLSVQVFLDATAKHDNSVEQRIESLMVACVPTKSSIAKKKPASPWVRFEWGTAKSVSFDGVLSSLSVDYSLFDVDGTPLRATCSLSIEEAGVDPPGQNPTSGTEEASRTHRVVVGDTLAQLAFREYGDPTAWRVIAEANDIDDPMVLVPGTELLVPLADGGGR